One genomic window of Proteobacteria bacterium CG1_02_64_396 includes the following:
- a CDS encoding 4-hydroxythreonine-4-phosphate dehydrogenase PdxA, with protein MNRPILAITLGDPAGIGPEIILRALASPDLIPCRPIILGHPAPFEALLPRIAPDWRILCLKGDDFSKPLPPNTLGVVTVGQPDEPLVLGSPSPGWSRLALSAIDEAVRLAAAGNVDAIVTAPIAKAQLRPFAAGFIGHTEYIAAQVEAEPVMMLAGRGLRVALITTHIPLRSVPDALTTERTLATIRGVDTGLRRWFHLRHPRLLLSALNPHAGESGQFGREEIEILAPAVEQARAEGIEVTGPISADTLFIPQKLALADAVICPYHDQALIPLKMHAFGSAVNVTLGLPFPRTSPDHGTAFDIAPQLIADPASMSVAIQTAVSMTQSPQESA; from the coding sequence TTGAACCGCCCCATCCTCGCCATCACCCTAGGCGACCCTGCCGGGATTGGCCCCGAGATCATTCTGCGCGCCTTGGCCTCGCCCGATCTGATCCCCTGCCGCCCCATCATCTTGGGCCACCCCGCCCCGTTTGAGGCGCTGCTGCCCCGTATCGCCCCCGATTGGCGCATCCTGTGTCTGAAAGGCGATGATTTTTCCAAGCCGCTTCCCCCCAACACCCTGGGGGTGGTCACGGTAGGGCAACCCGACGAACCGTTGGTGTTGGGATCCCCCTCCCCCGGCTGGAGCCGCCTGGCCTTGAGCGCCATCGACGAGGCGGTACGGCTGGCGGCTGCGGGCAACGTTGACGCCATCGTCACCGCCCCGATTGCCAAGGCGCAGCTGCGCCCCTTCGCCGCCGGGTTTATCGGCCACACCGAGTACATCGCCGCCCAAGTCGAGGCCGAACCGGTGATGATGCTGGCCGGGCGGGGGCTTCGGGTCGCCTTGATTACCACCCACATCCCGCTGCGGTCGGTCCCCGACGCCCTGACCACCGAGCGCACCCTGGCAACGATCCGGGGGGTCGATACGGGGTTGCGCCGCTGGTTTCACCTGCGCCATCCCCGGTTGTTGCTCTCGGCCTTGAACCCTCACGCTGGGGAGTCGGGGCAGTTCGGACGCGAAGAGATCGAAATCCTCGCCCCGGCTGTGGAACAAGCACGTGCCGAGGGCATCGAGGTGACCGGACCGATCTCGGCCGATACCCTGTTCATCCCGCAAAAGCTGGCGCTGGCCGACGCGGTGATCTGCCCCTACCACGACCAGGCGCTGATCCCGCTCAAAATGCACGCCTTTGGTAGCGCAGTGAACGTCACTCTGGGGCTCCCGTTTCCCCGCACCAGCCCCGATCATGGCACCGCCTTCGACATCGCCCCGCAGCTAATCGCCGATCCGGCCAGCATGAGCGTGGCGATCCAAACCGCCGTTTCGATGACCCAATCACCCCAGGAGTCCGCATGA
- a CDS encoding bifunctional aconitate hydratase 2/2-methylisocitrate dehydratase, which produces MLQAYRAHVEERKAQGVPPLPLDAKQTADLVELLKNPPAGEEAFLLHLLRDRIPPGVDEASYVKAAFLADVAKGAVSCPLVSRKEATFLLGTMMGGYNVDPLIGLVDDAEVGEEAITALSTTLLVYDSFNSVAEKFKVGSAGAAKVLQSWAAAEWFTTRAPLAEEITVTVFKVPGETNTDDLSPASQAFTRPDIPVHALSMLMAKMPGAIETIAELKAKGHPVAYVGDVVGTGSSRKSAANSVLWHTGDDIPFVPNKRGGGVVLGGKIAPIFFNTAEDSGALPIECDVGSLEMGDVITINTAKGAITKNGAVVSTFTLAPETIMDEVRAGGRIPLIIGRGLTAKARELLGMSPIELFVKPSDPVDTGKGYTLAQKMVGKACGVTGVRPGAYCEPAMTTVGSQDTTGPMTRDEIKELACLGFSADLVMQSFCHTAAYPKPVDIKMHHSLPGFISTRGGVALRVGDGVIHSWLNRLCLPDTVGTGGDSHTRFPIGISFPAGSGLVAFAAATGAMPLNMPESILVRFKGALQPGITLRDLVNAIPYAAIQKGLLTVEKKGKKNAFSGRILEIEGLPDLKVEQAFELSDASAERSAAACTVRLNKEPVIEYLESNIVLLENMIKRGYSDARTIQRRIDKMKAWLADPQLLEPDADAEYAEIIEIDLDRIKEPIVACPNDPDDVKLLSEVAGAAVQEVFVGSCMTNIGHFRALARVLDKQGQVKARTWVVPPTRMDEHQLREEGVYAILGVAGARMEVPGCSLCMGNQARVADNTTVFSTSTRNFDNRLGDGAQVFLGSAELAAVCALLGKLPTVEEYQAVVKDRIAPAENDIYKYLNFHKIPNFANDIGIPVNVA; this is translated from the coding sequence ATGCTGCAAGCCTACAGAGCGCACGTTGAGGAACGCAAAGCCCAGGGGGTTCCCCCCCTGCCGCTGGACGCCAAGCAAACCGCCGATTTGGTCGAGTTGCTGAAGAATCCTCCAGCAGGTGAGGAGGCGTTCCTGCTCCACCTGTTGCGTGACCGCATCCCCCCTGGGGTCGACGAGGCATCCTACGTGAAGGCCGCCTTCCTGGCTGACGTAGCCAAAGGGGCGGTGTCCTGCCCTCTGGTGAGCCGTAAAGAGGCGACCTTCCTGCTCGGCACCATGATGGGCGGCTACAACGTCGACCCCTTGATCGGGCTGGTCGACGACGCTGAGGTTGGTGAAGAGGCGATTACCGCCCTCTCGACGACCTTGCTGGTTTACGACTCTTTCAACAGTGTGGCCGAAAAATTCAAGGTCGGTAGCGCGGGCGCCGCGAAGGTGCTTCAGTCTTGGGCCGCCGCCGAGTGGTTCACTACCCGCGCCCCTTTGGCCGAAGAGATCACCGTCACCGTTTTTAAGGTGCCCGGCGAGACCAACACCGACGATCTCTCCCCCGCCTCCCAGGCCTTCACCCGCCCCGACATCCCGGTCCATGCCTTGAGTATGTTGATGGCCAAGATGCCGGGCGCCATCGAGACCATCGCCGAGCTCAAGGCCAAAGGTCATCCGGTCGCCTATGTGGGTGACGTGGTTGGCACCGGCTCTTCCCGTAAGTCGGCCGCCAACTCGGTGTTGTGGCACACTGGCGACGACATCCCCTTTGTTCCCAACAAGCGGGGCGGTGGCGTGGTATTGGGGGGGAAAATCGCCCCGATCTTCTTCAATACCGCCGAAGACTCTGGCGCGCTGCCCATCGAGTGCGACGTGGGCAGCCTTGAGATGGGCGACGTCATCACCATCAACACCGCCAAGGGGGCGATCACCAAGAACGGCGCTGTGGTCTCCACCTTCACCCTGGCCCCCGAGACCATCATGGACGAGGTTCGCGCCGGTGGTCGGATTCCCCTGATCATCGGTCGCGGTTTGACCGCCAAGGCCCGCGAGCTTCTCGGTATGAGTCCCATCGAGCTGTTCGTCAAACCGAGCGATCCGGTCGACACCGGCAAGGGTTACACCCTGGCCCAGAAGATGGTCGGCAAGGCCTGCGGCGTGACCGGGGTTCGTCCCGGCGCCTACTGCGAGCCCGCCATGACCACCGTGGGATCGCAGGACACCACCGGCCCCATGACCCGCGACGAGATCAAAGAGCTGGCCTGCCTGGGCTTCTCGGCCGATCTGGTGATGCAGTCGTTCTGTCATACCGCCGCATATCCCAAGCCGGTCGATATCAAGATGCACCACTCGCTGCCCGGCTTCATCAGCACCCGTGGCGGCGTGGCCCTGCGGGTCGGTGATGGGGTGATCCATTCCTGGCTCAACCGCCTGTGCCTGCCCGACACCGTCGGCACCGGCGGCGACTCCCACACTCGCTTCCCCATTGGGATCTCTTTCCCGGCGGGCTCTGGTTTGGTCGCCTTTGCCGCCGCCACCGGCGCCATGCCCCTGAACATGCCCGAGTCGATTTTGGTGCGTTTCAAGGGTGCGTTGCAGCCCGGCATCACCCTGCGCGATCTGGTTAACGCCATCCCCTACGCCGCCATCCAGAAGGGGCTGCTGACCGTCGAGAAAAAGGGCAAGAAAAACGCCTTCAGCGGTCGGATTCTTGAGATTGAAGGTTTGCCCGATTTGAAGGTGGAGCAGGCCTTCGAACTCTCAGATGCCTCGGCCGAGCGTTCCGCCGCCGCCTGCACCGTGCGGCTGAACAAAGAGCCGGTGATCGAGTACTTGGAATCGAACATCGTTCTGCTCGAAAACATGATTAAGCGCGGCTATTCCGATGCCCGCACCATCCAGCGCCGCATCGACAAGATGAAGGCCTGGTTGGCCGATCCTCAACTGCTCGAACCCGATGCCGACGCCGAGTATGCCGAGATCATCGAGATCGATCTCGATCGGATCAAAGAGCCGATTGTCGCCTGCCCGAACGATCCCGACGACGTCAAGTTGCTCTCCGAGGTGGCGGGCGCTGCGGTGCAAGAGGTCTTCGTCGGTTCCTGCATGACCAACATCGGCCACTTCCGCGCTTTGGCCCGCGTCCTCGATAAACAAGGTCAGGTCAAGGCCCGCACCTGGGTCGTTCCGCCTACTCGCATGGACGAACACCAACTGCGCGAGGAGGGGGTCTACGCGATCCTCGGTGTCGCCGGTGCCCGGATGGAGGTCCCTGGCTGCTCGCTGTGCATGGGCAACCAGGCCCGTGTGGCCGACAACACCACCGTTTTCTCGACCTCGACCCGGAACTTCGACAATCGCTTGGGCGACGGAGCGCAGGTCTTCCTGGGGTCGGCAGAGTTGGCGGCGGTCTGCGCCCTGCTCGGTAAGCTCCCCACGGTTGAGGAATACCAAGCCGTCGTGAAGGACCGGATCGCTCCGGCCGAGAACGACATCTACAAGTACTTGAACTTCCATAAGATCCCCAACTTTGCCAACGACATCGGGATTCCGGTGAACGTGGCCTAA
- a CDS encoding malate dehydrogenase has protein sequence MNRMRKKITVVGAGHVGATIALMGAQKELGDFVLIDVAEGMPQGKALDLMEATPVLGIDVAVTGSNDYAAMAGSDVVVITAGIARKPGMSRDDLLKTNLQIIKSVCEQVVIQAPDAVVIVVTNPLDAMVYAAQKVTGFPPERVIGMAGILDTARMRYFIAEAVGASVKDVDAVVLGGHGDQMVPVMSSSTVGGVPVAEMMSAETIEQIVDRTRHGGAEIVALLKTGSAYYAPAASTVDMVEAVVRDQNRILPCAAFLKGEFGIDGIYMGVPVQLGRSGAVRVREIPLNEGDQKALSDSEAHVRALIANIDAMGVL, from the coding sequence ATGAACCGGATGCGTAAAAAGATAACGGTCGTTGGGGCCGGACATGTGGGGGCGACCATCGCTTTGATGGGCGCTCAAAAAGAGCTGGGTGATTTTGTCCTGATCGACGTGGCCGAGGGGATGCCCCAAGGCAAGGCGCTCGATTTGATGGAGGCAACCCCTGTTCTGGGGATCGATGTGGCCGTGACCGGCAGCAACGATTACGCCGCGATGGCGGGATCCGACGTTGTGGTCATCACCGCCGGGATCGCCCGCAAGCCCGGCATGAGCCGCGACGACCTGCTCAAGACCAACCTGCAGATCATTAAATCGGTCTGCGAACAGGTGGTGATCCAGGCCCCCGACGCGGTAGTCATCGTGGTCACCAACCCCTTGGATGCCATGGTCTACGCCGCCCAAAAGGTGACCGGCTTCCCACCGGAGCGGGTTATCGGCATGGCCGGGATCCTCGACACCGCCCGCATGCGCTACTTCATCGCCGAAGCGGTGGGGGCGAGTGTGAAGGATGTGGACGCGGTGGTGCTGGGCGGCCATGGCGACCAGATGGTGCCGGTGATGTCGAGCTCGACCGTGGGCGGGGTTCCCGTCGCCGAGATGATGTCGGCCGAAACAATCGAGCAGATCGTCGACCGCACCCGCCACGGCGGCGCCGAGATCGTCGCCCTGCTCAAGACCGGCTCGGCCTACTACGCCCCGGCTGCTTCGACCGTCGACATGGTTGAGGCTGTGGTCCGCGATCAAAACCGCATCCTGCCCTGCGCCGCCTTCCTCAAGGGGGAGTTCGGCATCGACGGTATCTACATGGGTGTGCCGGTGCAGTTGGGACGCAGCGGCGCGGTTCGGGTGCGCGAGATCCCCTTGAACGAGGGCGATCAAAAGGCGCTGAGCGATTCCGAGGCCCATGTGCGGGCTTTGATCGCCAACATCGACGCCATGGGCGTGTTGTAA
- a CDS encoding fumarate hydratase (Catalyzes the reversible hydration of fumaric acid to yield I-malic acid), giving the protein MREVSVSEIGDAIRTMAVEANRIMAPDMRASLSAAAANEESPVGVTILHQILQNADIAAAESMPTCQDTGAAVVFLDIGQDVHLVGGNLHDAVNAAVRQGYEEGYLRKSMCDPFTRANTGDNTPALIHEHIVPGNQVKITFTAKGGGSENASQLKMFPPSAGRQGVVDFVVKVVEQAGPNACPPLVVGVGIGGSFDVSAGLAKKAILRDAGTPNADPAIADLEQEILAKINDLGIGPAGLGGRTTALAVQVEYHPCHIASLPVAVNIQCHANRHREVTI; this is encoded by the coding sequence ATTCGCGAAGTCAGCGTCAGTGAAATCGGCGATGCCATCCGCACGATGGCCGTCGAGGCCAACCGCATTATGGCCCCCGACATGCGTGCCTCTCTAAGCGCCGCAGCCGCCAACGAAGAGAGCCCGGTCGGGGTCACCATCCTCCACCAAATCCTGCAAAACGCCGATATTGCCGCCGCCGAGTCGATGCCGACCTGCCAGGACACCGGCGCTGCGGTCGTTTTTCTCGACATTGGTCAGGATGTGCATCTGGTGGGGGGCAACCTGCACGATGCGGTCAACGCCGCCGTGCGCCAGGGGTACGAAGAGGGGTATCTGCGCAAATCGATGTGCGACCCCTTCACCCGGGCCAACACCGGCGACAACACCCCCGCGTTGATTCACGAGCACATTGTCCCCGGCAATCAGGTCAAGATCACCTTCACCGCCAAGGGGGGCGGATCTGAAAACGCCTCCCAGCTCAAGATGTTCCCCCCCTCAGCCGGGCGCCAAGGGGTGGTCGATTTTGTGGTGAAGGTGGTGGAGCAGGCCGGACCCAACGCCTGCCCCCCTTTGGTGGTCGGGGTTGGGATCGGCGGCTCGTTTGACGTCAGTGCGGGGCTGGCCAAAAAGGCGATCCTGCGCGATGCCGGAACCCCCAATGCCGACCCGGCCATTGCTGATCTTGAGCAGGAGATCCTGGCCAAAATCAACGATTTGGGGATCGGCCCTGCCGGCTTAGGGGGGCGCACAACGGCGCTGGCAGTGCAGGTGGAGTACCATCCCTGCCACATCGCCTCCCTCCCGGTGGCGGTGAACATTCAGTGCCACGCCAATCGCCATCGGGAGGTGACTATCTAA
- a CDS encoding fumarate hydratase, whose amino-acid sequence MSRTVNLTTPLTAEKVKDLRAGDQVLLTGTLYTARDAAHKRLVDTLDRGEALPFDPTDSIIYYVGPSPTPPGKVIGSAGPTTSYRMDPYAVRMMEAGVRGMIGKGYRAPEVREAMQKLGAVYMIAVGGAAALNARAIVANETIAYPELGPEAVRKLEVKEMPLIVVNDAFGGDLYATGQSQYRRVGWR is encoded by the coding sequence ATGTCTCGTACCGTGAATCTCACCACCCCCTTGACCGCCGAAAAGGTCAAGGATCTGCGCGCTGGCGATCAAGTACTGCTGACCGGCACCCTTTACACCGCCCGCGACGCCGCCCACAAACGGCTGGTCGACACCCTTGATCGCGGTGAAGCGCTCCCCTTCGATCCCACCGATTCGATCATCTACTACGTCGGCCCCAGCCCGACCCCCCCTGGCAAAGTGATCGGTTCGGCCGGTCCCACCACCTCGTATCGCATGGATCCCTATGCGGTGCGGATGATGGAGGCGGGGGTGCGCGGCATGATCGGCAAGGGGTACCGTGCCCCCGAAGTACGCGAGGCGATGCAGAAGCTCGGGGCGGTCTACATGATCGCCGTAGGGGGCGCCGCAGCGCTCAACGCCCGGGCCATTGTTGCCAACGAGACCATCGCTTACCCCGAGCTCGGCCCCGAGGCGGTGCGCAAGCTTGAGGTGAAAGAGATGCCCCTGATCGTGGTCAACGACGCCTTTGGCGGCGATTTGTACGCCACCGGGCAGTCGCAGTACCGGCGGGTCGGCTGGCGATGA